In a genomic window of Nitrosarchaeum sp.:
- a CDS encoding creatininase family protein — protein sequence MVEIKSQFDPELRKIIKKKKPIAIIPVGSIEQHGPHLPISTDSDIVTEIAKRLSEKMNYLLLPTLTYGVSFEHSPFFNISIKETTLHTIMIDLCRSLLANNIKTVFIINGHHGNQKSLKNIDEKFRKLSKNKLRIFSLSYWHFMQREFDHAGFVETSLMLAISKNIKMKLVKKGLVTDGMKQQQIKKLGLLASKSFPKVTKNGIWGDPRKATKRDGLLILDEIMRNLGKKCQTCLTEHSSKLHQ from the coding sequence ATGGTAGAAATTAAATCCCAATTTGATCCCGAACTAAGGAAAATCATTAAAAAGAAAAAACCGATTGCAATTATTCCCGTAGGCTCAATAGAACAACATGGTCCACATCTACCAATTTCTACTGATTCTGATATTGTTACAGAAATAGCAAAAAGATTATCAGAAAAAATGAATTATTTACTTTTACCTACATTAACATATGGAGTTTCGTTTGAACATTCACCGTTTTTTAACATCAGTATTAAAGAAACAACACTTCATACTATCATGATTGATTTGTGTAGATCACTTCTTGCAAATAACATCAAAACAGTTTTTATTATTAATGGACATCATGGAAATCAAAAATCATTAAAAAACATCGATGAAAAATTCAGAAAATTATCAAAAAACAAACTCAGAATTTTTTCACTTTCATATTGGCATTTTATGCAAAGAGAATTTGATCATGCAGGATTTGTGGAGACCTCACTGATGCTTGCAATTTCAAAAAATATCAAAATGAAATTGGTCAAAAAAGGACTTGTAACAGATGGAATGAAACAACAGCAAATCAAAAAGTTAGGACTGTTAGCATCAAAATCATTTCCAAAAGTTACAAAAAATGGAATTTGGGGAGATCCAAGAAAAGCAACAAAGAGAGATGGATTGTTGATTTTAGACGAAATCATGAGAAATCTTGGAAAAAAGTGTCAAACTTGCCTTACTGAGCATAGTTCAAAGTTACACCAATGA
- a CDS encoding 50S ribosomal protein L37e, translating into MTRGTTSMGGFTKKKVHIRCRRCGNNAFHKRHHQCASCGFPEAKRRKYSWIKWYT; encoded by the coding sequence ATGACACGCGGCACAACTTCTATGGGTGGTTTTACAAAGAAAAAAGTACACATTAGATGTAGAAGATGTGGTAATAATGCGTTTCATAAGAGACACCACCAATGTGCAAGTTGTGGATTCCCAGAGGCTAAACGCAGAAAGTATTCCTGGATTAAATGGTATACGTAG
- a CDS encoding LSm family protein, with amino-acid sequence MSVDMAVKVLDESINQIVLIKLKGGKTIRGNLLGFDQHMNLLLDSSEEIPTEGNSKSLGTIVVRGDNVVMISPPPAAN; translated from the coding sequence ATGTCCGTTGATATGGCAGTAAAAGTATTGGATGAGAGTATCAATCAAATAGTATTGATAAAGCTCAAAGGCGGCAAAACCATTAGGGGTAATTTACTTGGTTTTGATCAGCACATGAACCTGCTACTTGACTCATCAGAGGAAATTCCTACTGAGGGCAATTCAAAAAGCCTAGGCACCATTGTTGTAAGAGGAGACAATGTTGTAATGATATCTCCTCCACCAGCAGCAAATTAG